CCTTCTGGAAAGTCCTACATGTCTGCCATGGACTTAGCCAGGCCCGAAAATCTCTGGCAGGAGAGCCAGGCTGCCACTGGCCCAGGATGAGAGCTGAAAGGGTGTCTCTACCTGGGACTCGTCCCCATGCCCAGCTCTGAGCTTTGCATCTTCCGGCCACATGACTGCAGCCTAAGTGTGAGTGTGCAGGCTGGACTGAAGAATCATGTTTCCTGAAGAGATGGGGAAGGGGGATGGGGGTAAAGGTGGGTTCAGCATGGAACAGGGGTGTGTGGGGATGGAGGGGGGCTTAGGTAGCCAGGAAGCCCCCATCCACTGGCACAGTGGAGCCTGTGGTCATGCTGCTGCGGTCACTGAGCAGGAAGAGAATGGTGTCCACCACGTTCTCCACCTCTGCGGGCAAGGTGCTGTTCAGGGCGTGCATGAAAGGAGCTGCCCTTcgtcccttcctcccacccctcacctgaGCAGGCCACTGGCGTGACTCCCAGCCGGGCTCCCGCCCAACTCACCGGCAAACCTGCCAAGGGGGATGCGGTCCAGCATGGCCTTGGCCTTCTGAGGGTCACTCCAGGCGGCCTGGCCCATGGGTGTCATCACCACCGTGGGGTTGACTGCATTCACACGGATCTGCACTGGCACAGGCAGGGGGTCAACTCGGTGGGCTGAGGCTCTCTGAGCACAGGCACTGGGCAATGGGAGGTGTCCCACTGGGGCTCACCTTGTGTGGCCCCAGCTCCACAGCCATCACTTTGGTCAGTATGTCCAAGGCGCCCTTAGTGGAGCCTGTGAGGAGGGACGGCATGTGTGGAGCCTGAGCTGCCTGCTCAgatggggggtggcggggggtgggagtggggacagGGCACAGCCGGGGCTCACTCACAGTAGACACTGTGGTTAGTCAGTCCCCGTTGGGAGGCCTGGCTAGAAACATTCACGATGACCCCTGGGGCTCCCCGAGCTATCAGGCCTCGGGCCACAATCTGAAATCGCAGAAGAAGGATGAGGCAGGGCTGGCATCACCCAGCAACCCCCACTCCTGCCCTGAAGCCAGCGCACCTGGGACACCTGGATGACCGCGCGAAGGTTCACATTGAAAGACCTGGAGGCACAGGACAGACCCTGGTCAGGGACTGAGGCCGCTGCAGCAGGAGACAGCCCTTCCCCACGGGCgttcctccaccccaccccaccccaccccaccccaccccggctTACATGTCATATGCCTCCTTGGTGACCTCCAGGAAGGGCTGTAGACACGCCACAGCTGCATTGTTCACCAGCAGGTCCACAGGGCCGACACCTCCCAGCGCCTGCTCCGTGGCCTCCCAGTCAGCTAGGTCCACGCACACGGTCTCTACCCCGGGGCACTGTGTATATTATGTGGTCAGGCGGCACATCTACCAGAGACTCCATGCCCCGGAGAGGCTACAGCTGGGCCTCCCACTCAAGGGGGAGGGACTGTGTTTTTGTGACCTTTCAGTCTCCCAGGGGTAGGGGCTTAGGGGTCTCAGGGGAGCCAGTCGCCTTCTTGGGGCTCCCAGGCTGCTGTCGGGAGAGAGTTAACTTGGCCTTTGGGCAACTCAACTCGGGGCTTCAGGATCAGGGATCTAGCCCCGCCTCCAGCCAGTCTActtcctcccagcaccagagcGCCTCTGGCCCAGCAAAGCAGCCATTTCTGCCTCCTCCTAAGTCCAGGGGGAGTCGTCGTTCTTCCGCGCGTCCGGCGAGGGGCGGGGGTGCTAAGAGTCCTTGGTGAGCCCCAGCGCCCAGCTCCCGTGTGTCCCTGATGGGCCGCCCTCAGCTCCCCGATGCAGCCCTCTGGGCTGGGACAGGGCGGCGCCTACCTCGCGGACCAGGCTGTCCAGGTCGGCCTGGGTCCGGCTCACGGCCACCACTCGGGCGCCAGCCGCGTGTAGCGCCTTGACAATACTGCGACCGATGCCTGCGAGGAGCGCGGATGAGTGAGGGTACCTATCCCCGGCCACCTTTGCCCGCCCCCGGCCACCTCCCCAGGCCCACCTTTGCCCGCCCCCGTGACGAGCGCCCGGCGCCCTGCGAGTCTCAAATCCATGATGTTCCGGCAGCCACACTGCGAATCTTGAGCTGCGCTTCTGGGTTCAGAAGGGCGCGGGGCGGGgtgaggggcggggccgggagaGGGGCGGGGCGCGGCGAGCCAATCGCAGGTTGGTGTCCTGCCGCGGGCGGGGATATTCAAATAGTGGTCTCCCAGCGGGGGCGATTGGCCGAAAGGAGTGGGCGCGGCCGAGGAGAGACACACAGGGTCCTCGCCTGAccgtgaggctgctgctgctgctgctgctaagtcacttcagtcgtgtccgactctgtgtgaccccatagacggcagccaccaggctccccgtccctgggattctccaggcaagaacactggagtgggttgccatttccttctccaatgcatgaaagtgaaaagtgaaagtcaagtcgctcagtcgtgtccgactcttcgcgaccgcatggactgcagcctaccaggctcctccatccatgggattttccaggcaaagtactggagtggggtgccattgccttctccgtgaggcAGAGTtttgccttctctgtggtcctTCAACCCGGCGGGAAATAAGGTTGGCGGGCCCCGGCAGCCTTTTCCCCCTGCCaagtaggttattacaaaatcaataaaaccaaatatGGTAATTTTTACCtgaaagaaggtgaaagagaacgCAGTGCTAACCCTTTTTTTGTTTCTGAGAAGAAAGGTTTGGCTAAAAGGATCACATGCTCCCCTCCCCGAGACCTGGGAGTAGCTCATGCAAGCTCACTTGTATTGCTTAGAGCGAAAGGTTTGGACAAGCCaaaaggacatgactgagcgacttcactttcacttttcactttcatgcattggagaagggaatggcaacccactccagtgttcttgcctggagaatcccagggacgggggagcctggtgggctgccgtctatcaggtcgcacagagtcggacacgactgaagcgacttagcagcagcagcagcaacagcataagCCTGAAGAagaactgatgcaaagaaccgactccttggaaaagaccctgatgctgggaaagaccgaaggctggaggagaagtggacgacagaggatgagatggttggatggcatcaccgattcgatggacatgaacttgagcaagctccgggatgtggtgctggacagggaagcctggtgtgctgtagtgcatggggtcacaaaaagtcggacacgattgagcaactgaactgaactggttccCAGAGGATCAGGGGACAAAGAAAGGATTTGGACACCATTCTGGgtccaaattgagacttaaattgaagaaaattgggaaaaccactagacaattcaggtatgacctaaattaaatcccttaggattatacagtggaagtaacaaacagattcaagggattgtgtctgatagacagagtgcctgaagaactatggttagaggttcttgacattgtacaggaggcaggaatcaggaccatccccaagaaaaagaaatgcaaaaaggcaaaatggttgtctgaagaggcctttcaaatagctgcgagaagagaagcgaaagacaagaaaaggaaagatatacctatgtGAATCcacagtttcaaagaataacaaggagagataagaaagccttcctcagtgatcaatgcaaagaaatagagaaaaacaatagaatgggaaagactagagatctaccaagggaatatttcatgcaaagatgggcacaataaaggacagaagtggtatggacctaacagaagcagaagatattaagaaaagctggcaagaatacccagaagaactatccaaaaaagatcttcatgacccagataatcatgatggtgggattgaaggaggaaacagacagaacaggctccatcttgaaagcaggactccatcttgggcccgACAGTGGACTTTGAGCTagatgcccagtatctatggaaatgacataccagctggaaaaccaggcccccggaAGGAAGAGCCCTAGGGCTCCtacctagactctccatcacctaaaagaatacTCTAATTATCTGTGTGggtagaatcatacattctattatgcttattgcggtatgaccacaggcctattgataattgtccactgttaactacctaggcctaaggcatatgaatcatgggtcTACTTtgactgtatcttttttttcatttgttcagactagtttcagggaatttggggaggtgggtttgggcacatacacttagggtatataaggttttcagaaaaactggtcagggtccttggctaagaggagactcttcCTTGGGCCCGAAGTTGTAATAacctgcactccactatctgcattgtccttctgagggagtttgtttcccggaatgcgTGGCTATATTTGGTGCATTGGCtgggaaactcctcactttgaggagacaagtcccCTTTGGGACTACTCTGAGGGCTTGCGGCTTGAATCTTCTAGAGGGGGGAAGGCGCCTTgcccttctggaaggattctgctCCTCAACACCCAGACCTTTCACGTTAGCAGGTAGTGGACGGCAGCAGGGGAACTGAgcgctcaggtgaggaggaacaCAGCCGGGAAGGTGGAAGAGGGAGCTTGATCACCCCCCTGGGAAGGACTAGAAGGAGCACagacccacaggagcctggaataggCAGGTGGGAGCGATTGCTTAGTATGCAGGTTGACAAGCGTGTTAGGGCTTAGGAAGAAAATTTGTGAATGTCATTTAGGAGGTAGTGTCGATGCtgtcttggggaaaattattaccaagctATCGCCAGGAGATTGTTAGGAGAAAAACTTGGTCTTTGTGTGCTTAtattctgccctccccaaggaggtgtcccatctgctgtgaaattcttgaccccTCGGAATTATCAGGCTAGAAGGAGGGGGACACATAAGTGAGTATGAATTGGCTTTTCCGGAGACAGCCTGGGATGTGGGATATTTAACacatctgtgttttcatctgcttctgatcaagcccaccaaggcagaatggacttaaaagttaagggagaaacagtTTTGGACCACATGGTGTTCTGGTTTGGCAGTGTTGACTGGCAGGTGAAGACACGctgatcccccttctccctctaaGGTCTGGCAAGTAAGGCTCCTCTCACCCCAATTAGGAAACCCCAATGGCAATTTAAGTGTTTCattgagtggaaatatcagaagtacGTATGGTGCCAAGAACTTCATagacagaacaaaaaggaaaagtagaagacagtctgagaaggtaagcaagatgggAGGAAGTTAATCTAAGGCAGCTGTATTGGAGTGCAggattaaaaatgtaaagaagggatttggaggagactatggggtgaagatgaagcctaaccgcctccacatactctgtgaggtcCAATGGCCCCCTATGGGagtaggatggccaccagagaacaccatgaacttaaaaatagtggaagcagtctatacagtagtaacaggagagccaggacatccggatcaatatccatatattgactcatggctagggttagctcaagaccctcctacttggacaaggttctgtacccagaagggaagggaaaatattaatggcacaaaaattgactaatgataaaaaaaaaaaaaaaagaagttctacAGGATTTGGACGGGGATGACCTGACCCCTCCTCCATACTGGAGAATGACACGCCCACCGCCCAGTGTTCCACCAGGACCAGAGGCCGCCTTAATGCCCaatccagggccaggtgaaggtcctgcagcagctgctgctcctctgCCAGCTCTCCTGGAGATCGTAGAGCTGCCATTTCAGCAGGCTCCGATCCCAGTGATGGAGACCTCTGGTCAACGCCCCCAGAATTCCACCTCAGGTGGACCTCCTAGATTGTATCCACCTCTTCTGGTGCGTACTGatgggaagggggaagaaaacacagcaatTAGTCAGAGGCTGCGCTCCACCAAAGAGCAGGGGGAAAGAAGCCCACTACAGATGCCCCTCAGAGAGCTACAATAACCTCTGGTTCAGGACACATGTGGGCACTACCATCCACCCCCTGTAGCTTATTATTACCAGCCATTTTCCTCTACGGATGTATTAAAGTGGCAGAGACACACTCCACTGTACTCGGAGGAGCCACAAGTCATAATTAGGCTAATGGAGACTAGTTTTCGAACCCACCGCCCTACATGGGATGACATAATCCAACTACTAGTCTCCCTTTTCAGCACTGAGGGAAGACACAGGATCCTAACTGAGGCCAAAAATGGTTAAGAGAAATGGCACCTGAGGGTACTGCAAACGCGCAGCGGTGGGCAGAACTAGCCACCCCTGATGAGAGGCCCAACTGGGACTGTAACACAGAGGAAGGGGGGGCCACCTGGAGAGATGTCGGGTGACTATTTTACAAGGCCTCACAAGGGGGGCCAGAAAAGCTATGAGTATCACAAAACCCTCCAAAGTGATTCAAAGGGAAAGCGAATCACCCTCTGAGTTCTATGAAAGACTATGCGAGGCCTATAGAGTTTATACACCAATAGATCCAGAGGCCACTGGGtctcagatggtgataaatgcagCCTTTGTGCCTCAAGCCTACCCCAAAAATATCAGATGTGGGGCACCAAGtgactcatgaatttttatacatctCTGAATGCCCAGTGCCTTTGTTGGGAAGAGACTTGCTGTCTAAATTGGGGGCACAAGTGACCTTTCCCTCCATGAAAGACACACTGTTTGAGTGGGCTCAACCACCTATTTACTCTCCCTCTCGGTAACCCCTCAAGATGAATGGAGGTTGCTCAATCTCCCTGAAGGGAAACTGGATGGGCTACACagttgagaaagagagagagagttaactCAACAGttccctgaggtctgggcagAAGACAACCCCTCCGCCCCGGGCTTGCAAAACAAGTCCCAGTGGTAATAGAACTCAAACCCTATACAATTACATCAGGACTCACTCGCCTTGGGCCTGCCAGACCTTGCTAAGCCGTTTACTCTTCATGTGACTGAAAAGGACACGGTGGCTATGGGAGTGCTGTCCCAGACTATGGGGACATGGGACAGACCAGTGACTTATCTCTAATCAGCTGGACAGTGTTGCCACTGGGTGGCCGCGATGCTTATGGacagttgttgctgttgtcttACTGGTCTGGGAGACAACCAAGCTGACTTTGGGCCAAGATTTGATCGTAAAGTCCCGCATGAGGTCAACACTCTCCTCTGAGGGGGCCCCCATAAATACCTGTCGACATCCCGGATTACTCAATACCAGTAATTACTCAATTACTCAATACTGTTATGTGAGAACCCCCATGTTACTACTGAGGCTTGTCAGGCCCTGAATCTAGCCACTCTCCTTCCTGTAGGAGAAGGTGGGCCCTCACATGATTACAAGGAAATCCTAGAAGTTTATGCCAGCAGATCTGTCTTGAGAGACTGGCCAATCCCAGACCCAGATTTGGTCCTGTACACCAATGGCACCAGCCTGGCGAAACAAGGACAATGACTGTCGGGATATGCAGTAGTCATGGAATAAACCATCGTTGAGGCTGGCTCTCTGCCATCATACCGGTCCGCTCAATGGCCGAACTATATGCTCTAATCCAGGCCCTCCAGCTGTCAAAAggtaagaagacaaacatttacaCAGATTTCAGGTATGCTTTTGCCACATTACAGGGCTCTGTATAAGGAGAGAGGCCTTTTGACAGCTagtgaaaaagatattaaaaataaggaagaaattgtGACCCTATTAGATGCTGCCTGGGAACCAGAAAGGTGGTTGCAGtcatacactgccaaggacatcAAAAAGAGGATACCCCCCAGGCTCGGGGAAACAGACTGACAGATAAAACCCCTAAACAAGCAGTTGAGGGCTCGGGGGTGAAAAGTGAAGCCCCTATTAAAGCTCTTGTATTGGCGGAGCTGCCTGACCTAACACTGGACTCTCCAAAATACAGTGAAGCCCCAAACCAACTAGCCAAAGCGGAAGGGGCCATCTagactgaaaagggatggtgggaattgccaagtggcaaattattggtacCAGAGGAACTGGCACCCACTCTGCtaagccaaacacaccaagcgACTCACCTAGGCCATGATAAACTGGAAGAggtaattcaaaaatattttttggttcCCCGCCTCTCTTCCCTATGCAGGACAGAATGTCAGAACTGCACCACCTGCTCACACGTCAATGCTGCCTCTCAGCACAGACGGAAGCCTCTGGGGATTCAGCTAAAAGGCAGGCTtcctttgaacacctggaagtggacttcactgaaatgaaacttCACCAACACTACCTGCTGGTCATGGTATGTACATTCTCAGGATGGGTAGAAGCTTTTCCTACCGGgactgaaagagcatcagaaGTAGTCCAGTGCCTGCTTAGGCAGATAGGAGACAGTTCCTAGATTTGGAATTCCTACCAGCATTGGATCAGACAATGGCCTGCCTTCGGTAGCTGATTTAGTACAACaaataagcaaaactttaaacatcaaatGGAAACTACACACTGCATATAGgccccagagttctgggatggtGGAATGAATTAACTGGACACTTAAAGAGACACTGTCCAAAATGGATCATAGAGACTGACTGCTCCTGGGTGGACTTGCTTCCAATGGCTCCGCTAagactcaggatgaccccacGGTCCCATGGCTCTTCTCCATATGAAATTGTGTATGGGAGaccccctcccataataaaacagctgtcaacaaatttgcctcaggtaaggggagatgagatttcacagcagatggaacaactgggtaaggtaatagatcaggtaactaagtttgtacaaggAAGGGTGCCATTtccccttggggaacagattcacgAATTTGTGCCCGGGGGTCAGGTGCGGTCAAGGACTGGAAACACGACTCCTTGGCCCCACATTGGAAGGGTCCATATACTGTTGCTCTAAGCAGCCCCACTGCAGTTAAGGTTGCAGTTGTCACTCCCAGGATCCACCACACGAGGGTGAAGAGAGCATACCATGCAGACCGGGAGGACGCCAAGTGGACTACACAAAAGGACCCCACTGAGCCCGTGAAACCAAGAGcatcttaaagaagaaacagaggtgAAGCTCTACAATCAACTGCTGCTACAAGGACTTGCTGGTATCATCTTGAGACTAACCAGAGTTTCAATATAaagagggacctgtgctataattaaagttgaatgttgtgtatatattcctgatttatctggcaATGTATCAGCTGCTTTAGATGACATGAAAAACCAggtaaaagcaatgtcaaatgaaaacattcctttctggtCTTCGgtcctatcttgggtgaagggggattggtggaaaactatatttaccattgttatagttcccttgatagttctgctttgtggaccctgcattttacaatgtattatgaactttgtaacccaaaggttggtgccgttctcccaaattggTGGTCAGAGAGCCAGGGTCcaatatatccctatgaatgatgctcatactATGAATTAAGAGCATCAAGAGTGGGGAATGGAGGAAACCGAGAGAGCAGGCTCCATCtggaaagcaggactccatcctgggccggactgtggactttgagttACATGCCCAGTATCTAcagaaacgacataccaactggaaaaccaggcccctggaaggaagagccccaggtctcgtacctagactctccgtcatctaaaagaataccctaattatctgtgtaactgaatagaatcataattctattatgcttattggggtatgagcacaagcctattgataattgtccactgagatccaaccagtccatcctaaaggagatgagtcctgggtggaaggactgatgttgaagctgaaactccaatactttggccacctgatgcgaagagctgactcattggaaaagaccctgatgctgggaaagattgagggcaggaggaaaaggggacgatagaggataagatggttggatggcatcaccgactcgatggacataggtttgggtggactccgggagttggtgatggacagggaggcctggcgtgctgaggttcatggggttgaagagtcagacacgactgaacgactgaactgaactacctaaggcatatgaatcacagattaattttgtatctttcttttcctttgttcagactagtttcagggaatttggggaggtagGTTTGGGCATGTACATTagagtatataaggttttcacaaaaactggttggggtccttggctaagaggagactcttcCTTTGGCCTGCAGGTGTAATAACCTGCACtgcactatctgcattgtccttctgagtgagtttgtttcccagaattcGTGGCTACAacatggtcactcacctagagccagacatcctggaatgcaaagtcaagtgggccttaggaagcatcacgacaaacaaagctagtggaggtaatggaattccagttgagctatttcaaatcctaaaagacgatgctgtgaaagtgctgcactcaatatgccagcaaatttggaaaactcagcagtggccacaggactggaaaaggtcagttttcattccagtcccaaagaaagccaatgccaaagaatgctcaaactaggcACAATtccacccatctcacatgctggtaaagtaatgattaaaattctctaagccaggcttcaagagtcaTGAACTGTGaactggatgttcaagctggatttagaaggcagaggaaccagagatcaaattgccaacatctgttggatcatcaaaaacgcaagaaagttccagaaaaacatctatttctgttttactgacaaTGCCAAagactttaactgtgtggatcaccacaaactgtggcaaattctgaaagagatgagaataccagaccacctgacgtgcctcttgagaaatctgcatgcaagtCAGGaggcagttagaactggacatgaaacaacacactggttccaaattgggaaaggagtacgtcaaggctgtatattgtcttcctgcttatttaacttatatgcagagtacatcatgagaaatgctgggttgcatgaaccacaagctggaatcaagattgctggaagaaatatcaataacctcagatatgcagatgacaccacccttatggcagaaagggaaaaagaactaaactcttggtgaaagtgaaagcggagagtgaaaaagttggcttcaaactcaatattcagaaaactaagatcatggcatctggtcccaggccttcatggcaaatagatggggaaacaatggaaaccttGACAGACTAttgttctgggctccaaaatcactgcagatggtgagtgaagccatgaaattaaaaatgtttgctccttggaagaaagttatgaccaacctagacagcatattaaaaagcagagacattactttgctaacaaaggtccgtctagtcaaagctatggttttaccagtagtcatatatagatgtgagagttggactataaagaaagctgagcgttgaagaattgatgcttttgaactgtggtgttggagaagactcttgagagtcccttggactgcaaggagatccaa
This portion of the Bubalus bubalis isolate 160015118507 breed Murrah chromosome 3, NDDB_SH_1, whole genome shotgun sequence genome encodes:
- the DCXR gene encoding L-xylulose reductase isoform X2, coding for MDLRLAGRRALVTGAGKGIGRSIVKALHAAGARVVAVSRTQADLDSLVRECPGVETVCVDLADWEATEQALGGVGPVDLLVNNAAVACLQPFLEVTKEAYDMSFNVNLRAVIQVSQIVARGLIARGAPGVIVNVSSQASQRGLTNHSVYCSTKGALDILTKVMAVELGPHKIRVNAVNPTVVMTPMGQAAWSDPQKAKAMLDRIPLGRFAAPCPQRWRTWWTPFSSCSVTAAA
- the DCXR gene encoding L-xylulose reductase isoform X1; this encodes MDLRLAGRRALVTGAGKGIGRSIVKALHAAGARVVAVSRTQADLDSLVRECPGVETVCVDLADWEATEQALGGVGPVDLLVNNAAVACLQPFLEVTKEAYDMSFNVNLRAVIQVSQIVARGLIARGAPGVIVNVSSQASQRGLTNHSVYCSTKGALDILTKVMAVELGPHKIRVNAVNPTVVMTPMGQAAWSDPQKAKAMLDRIPLGRFAEVENVVDTILFLLSDRSSMTTGSTVPVDGGFLAT